A genomic window from Slackia heliotrinireducens DSM 20476 includes:
- the uvrA gene encoding excinuclease ABC subunit UvrA, which yields MVLASENIVIRGAREHNLKNVDVDIPRDKLVVITGLSGSGKSSLAFDTIFAEGQRRYVESLSSYARQFLGQMDKPDLDRIDGLSPAVAIDQKTTSRNPRSTVGTTTEIYDYLRLLYARIGIPHCPECGREIRKRTTDQVADEVLELGEGKRVLILAPVVVGRKGEHTKVFEDLQKEGFSRVRIDGEVQRLDGTPIKLDKKFKHTIDVVVDRIVLKDSAIGRIAESIETATKLADGRVVVHVIDEEDAAADAQKSTPGFSTMSAADHFYSLALACPEHGHSMDELQPRDFSFNAPYGACPDCSGLGSREEVDPSLMIPDPSLSLSQGAIAPFVSGNYYPQVLAAVCKHMGQDVDTPWEDLPKKTQNALLFGLKGEKVRVDYRTVDGRETYWFIDWTGAIDAVMQRYRDAQSDAQREKYGKYFATIPCATCGGKRLKPEILAVTVGGKSIDQVCEMSAVECLDFFNGIALSEREAVIATAIVKEIRARLRFLVDVGLDYLTLERATASLSGGEAQRIRLATQIGAGLMGVLYILDEPSIGLHQRDNERLIATLERLRDLGNTVIVVEHDEDTIRSADYVIDMGPGAGEKGGYLVSAGTPEEVAACEKSITGAYLRRDSVIEVPKKRRNPKRGSIKLAGAKENNLKNVTIDIEIGTFTVVTGVSGSGKSSLITDTLAPALANRLNHAHKRTGAYRKLSGYEELDKIIDIDQSPIGRTPRSNPATYIGLWDDIRALFASTPEAKARGYAPGRFSFNVSGGRCEACKGDGQLKIEMHFLPDVYVPCEVCGGKRYNRETLQVTYRGKNVYDVLDMTVDEALEFFKNIPGLSRKLQTLHDVGLGYIRLGQPATTLSGGEAQRVKLASELQRRQSGKTIYVLDEPTTGLHMEDVKQLLEVLQRLVDCGNTMLVIEHNLDVIKSADRVIDLGPEGGDRGGTVVAKGTPEKVANNENSHTGRFLRSVLGM from the coding sequence ATGGTTTTGGCAAGCGAGAACATCGTTATTCGCGGAGCCCGTGAACATAATCTAAAAAACGTCGATGTGGACATTCCTCGTGACAAGCTTGTGGTCATCACTGGCTTGTCCGGAAGCGGAAAGTCCAGCCTTGCGTTCGATACCATCTTTGCTGAGGGACAACGCCGATACGTGGAAAGCCTTTCTTCGTATGCACGCCAATTCTTGGGCCAGATGGACAAGCCCGATTTGGATCGTATTGACGGGCTGTCGCCCGCTGTCGCCATCGACCAGAAAACCACTTCTCGAAATCCCAGGTCGACGGTGGGCACGACGACGGAGATCTACGACTACCTGCGTCTTCTGTACGCCCGCATCGGCATTCCGCATTGTCCTGAGTGCGGTCGAGAGATTCGTAAGCGCACCACTGATCAGGTTGCCGACGAGGTTTTGGAGCTGGGTGAGGGCAAGCGCGTCCTCATCCTTGCTCCTGTTGTCGTGGGTCGTAAGGGCGAGCACACGAAAGTTTTCGAGGACCTTCAGAAAGAGGGATTCTCGCGTGTACGCATCGACGGAGAGGTCCAGCGACTTGACGGCACGCCTATAAAGCTCGACAAAAAGTTCAAGCACACCATCGATGTCGTCGTCGACCGCATCGTGCTGAAGGATTCTGCCATCGGACGTATCGCCGAGTCGATTGAAACAGCAACCAAGCTTGCGGATGGCCGAGTCGTCGTGCATGTCATCGACGAAGAGGATGCTGCTGCCGATGCACAGAAGAGCACCCCTGGTTTTTCGACCATGTCTGCCGCCGATCATTTCTACTCTCTGGCGTTGGCGTGCCCTGAGCACGGTCACTCCATGGATGAGCTTCAACCTCGTGATTTCAGCTTCAATGCTCCTTACGGTGCTTGTCCGGACTGCTCTGGCCTCGGCAGCAGGGAAGAGGTCGACCCCAGCCTGATGATTCCCGACCCCTCGCTGTCTTTGAGCCAGGGCGCCATCGCGCCTTTCGTGTCGGGCAACTACTACCCCCAGGTCTTGGCGGCGGTGTGCAAACATATGGGACAAGACGTGGACACTCCTTGGGAGGATCTGCCCAAAAAGACGCAGAACGCTCTGCTGTTCGGTCTCAAAGGCGAAAAGGTCCGCGTCGATTACCGTACCGTGGATGGCAGGGAGACATATTGGTTCATCGATTGGACGGGCGCCATCGATGCGGTCATGCAAAGGTACCGCGATGCCCAGTCCGACGCCCAGCGCGAGAAATACGGAAAGTACTTTGCCACCATTCCTTGTGCGACCTGCGGTGGAAAGCGCCTGAAACCCGAGATTCTCGCGGTTACCGTCGGCGGCAAGAGCATCGACCAGGTTTGTGAGATGAGCGCCGTCGAATGCCTTGACTTCTTCAACGGAATCGCGCTTTCCGAGCGAGAGGCCGTCATCGCCACGGCCATCGTCAAAGAGATTCGAGCTCGTCTGCGGTTCTTGGTGGATGTGGGGTTGGACTACCTCACCCTTGAGCGCGCAACGGCCAGCCTATCGGGTGGCGAGGCCCAACGCATCCGTCTTGCTACGCAGATCGGGGCAGGCCTCATGGGGGTTCTCTACATCCTGGACGAACCCTCCATCGGACTGCATCAACGTGACAACGAGCGGCTTATCGCCACGTTGGAGCGCCTACGTGATTTGGGCAACACGGTTATCGTCGTCGAGCATGACGAGGACACCATCCGTTCTGCGGATTACGTCATCGACATGGGCCCTGGCGCAGGCGAGAAAGGCGGTTATCTGGTTTCGGCGGGAACGCCCGAGGAGGTTGCCGCATGTGAGAAGAGCATTACAGGTGCATATTTGCGTCGTGACAGCGTTATTGAAGTGCCGAAAAAGCGCCGCAATCCGAAACGCGGCTCCATCAAACTGGCGGGCGCCAAGGAGAACAACCTCAAGAATGTGACGATCGATATCGAAATCGGAACGTTCACCGTGGTCACGGGCGTGTCTGGAAGCGGCAAGAGCTCGCTTATCACCGATACGCTGGCCCCTGCCTTGGCAAACCGTCTTAATCATGCCCATAAGCGCACGGGCGCGTACCGCAAGCTCAGCGGCTATGAGGAGCTGGACAAGATTATCGATATCGACCAGAGTCCCATCGGGCGTACGCCCAGGTCGAATCCGGCGACGTACATCGGTCTTTGGGATGACATCCGCGCGTTGTTCGCCTCGACGCCCGAGGCGAAGGCCCGCGGCTATGCCCCTGGCCGGTTCAGCTTCAACGTGAGCGGCGGCCGGTGCGAGGCATGCAAGGGTGATGGCCAGCTTAAGATAGAAATGCATTTCCTGCCTGATGTATACGTGCCATGCGAAGTATGCGGTGGTAAACGCTACAACCGCGAAACGCTTCAGGTGACGTATCGCGGCAAGAACGTTTACGACGTGCTCGATATGACGGTGGATGAGGCCTTGGAATTCTTCAAGAACATTCCCGGCCTGTCCCGTAAGCTGCAGACGCTGCATGATGTGGGTCTCGGCTACATTCGCCTCGGACAGCCTGCCACCACGCTTTCGGGCGGCGAGGCGCAACGCGTGAAGCTCGCAAGCGAACTTCAGCGCCGTCAGTCGGGCAAGACTATCTACGTGCTGGACGAGCCCACGACCGGTTTGCACATGGAAGATGTTAAACAGTTGCTCGAGGTGCTTCAACGCCTGGTCGACTGCGGCAACACCATGCTGGTAATCGAGCACAACCTCGATGTGATCAAGTCTGCCGACCGAGTTATCGACTTGGGTCCCGAAGGCGGCGACCGCGGCGGTACTGTGGTGGCCAAGGGCACGCCTGAAAAGGTCGCCAACAACGAAAACAGTCATACAGGCAGGTTCTTGAGGTCTGTGCTTGGAATGTAA
- a CDS encoding GNAT family N-acetyltransferase, producing the protein MIEVRAYTQEDVAGMVEVWNEVVDAGISFPQEKGLTVEEGAAFFGEQTHCAVAVEDGVVLGLYILHPNNVGRCGHIANSSYAVRANRRGKGIGRMLVSDSLRMGRECGFRILQFNAVVATNAGARHLYESLGFKQLGTIPGGFHMPDGSYEDICPYYHEL; encoded by the coding sequence ATGATTGAGGTTCGGGCTTATACGCAAGAAGATGTGGCCGGGATGGTCGAAGTGTGGAACGAAGTCGTGGATGCAGGCATTTCGTTTCCTCAGGAAAAAGGCCTGACGGTAGAAGAAGGGGCCGCTTTCTTCGGCGAGCAGACGCATTGCGCCGTTGCCGTGGAAGACGGGGTTGTTCTCGGGCTCTACATTCTGCATCCCAACAACGTCGGACGCTGCGGTCATATCGCCAATTCAAGCTATGCTGTACGTGCGAATCGGCGTGGAAAAGGCATCGGGCGAATGCTCGTGTCTGACTCTTTGAGGATGGGGCGCGAATGCGGATTCCGTATTTTGCAGTTCAACGCCGTGGTAGCCACGAATGCGGGCGCCCGTCATCTGTATGAGAGTCTGGGCTTCAAGCAACTGGGCACGATTCCGGGAGGCTTCCACATGCCGGACGGTAGCTACGAGGACATCTGCCCGTACTATCACGAGTTGTAA
- a CDS encoding VOC family protein, with protein MKARFVHRCTHVLDKEATIAFYEKALGFRVVREKGPEDGSWTNTFMVNDESPFELELTWNRGYTEPYENGGKDTHIAFRVDDYDVYHALHDEMGCIVRENPRMGLYFITDPDGQWIEILPEQ; from the coding sequence ATGAAAGCAAGGTTCGTGCATCGTTGCACCCATGTGCTCGACAAAGAGGCAACGATAGCGTTTTACGAGAAGGCGCTCGGATTTCGTGTCGTGCGTGAAAAGGGGCCAGAAGACGGGTCGTGGACCAATACCTTCATGGTGAATGACGAGTCCCCGTTTGAGCTCGAACTCACGTGGAACCGCGGTTATACGGAGCCATACGAGAACGGCGGCAAAGACACGCATATTGCATTCCGTGTGGATGACTATGACGTATACCATGCGTTGCATGATGAAATGGGCTGCATCGTTCGCGAGAACCCTCGCATGGGTCTGTATTTCATTACCGACCCGGACGGTCAGTGGATTGAGATTCTGCCCGAGCAATAG